The following is a genomic window from Acidimicrobiales bacterium.
CGGCCTCGAACTGCCCCGTCGAGGCGCCGGAGGGCACGATGGCCCGACCGCTGGCGCCGGTGGCGAGGTGCACCTCGACCTCGACCGTCGGGTTGCCGCGCGAGTCGAGGACCTGACGCCCGACGATGTGCTCGATGGTGCTCATGGTGCCGCCTGTGACTCTTGTTGTGATTGTGGCCAGAGTGACACCTGTTCCAGGGAGGGTCAAGGAGGCCCGGCGGCGGGTACCGCGGCCACATGACCATGCACGATCCCGCCGGTCCCCAGCCCATGCCCGAGCCGCAGCAGCCGGTGCCGGGGGGCCCACCCGAACCTCCCACGCCGATCCTGCCCGACCCCAACCCCATCCCCGAGCCCGACCCCGTCTGAGCCTGGTCGGTCCTCAACCAGCGCGACGTCCTGATCCTCGGTGGGCGCGGCCAGCCTTGCCGGCCTCCGCCCTCGTCTCACCGTCGAGCAGCGCCGCTCACGAGCCGGGACGGCCGAGCCACCAGCGCCGCACCAGGCCCAGGTAGGACAACGCCACCACCGCCGCAGCGGCGGCGAAGAGCAACGACACCGTGCCCCGGTCGGATGCCCCGGCGCACTCCACGGCGCCGAGGGCCCGGCGGCGGAACTCGTCTTCGGCCACCGCGGCCCCGCGGTGGCGCACACCCTCGGCGGGGATGTCGGCGGCGGCGAGGGCAACGCGGTCGCCGGTCCCGTCGTCGATGCCCACGACCACCGCGAGGGGCCCCTCGGGAAGCGGCCCCTCAATCGGCACCTCCGTCGCGAAGCCGGTGGGGCTCCCACCGCCGACGACGTAGCGGGTGTCGATCGAGCCTTTGCGCGACGTGATGCGCCACACGGGCTCGCCGCCGGCGCCGAGCACCTCCACCGACACGACGCGCTCGTCGGGGCAGCGGTGCACCAGCACCTCGGCGCCCGCCGGACCGTCGCCGCGGGCCACCGCCAGGCGGTCGCCCTCGTCGGCGGGCACCGACCGCGAGCCAAGGGCCACCGCAGCGACGAACGCCACCACCAACAGCACGGCGATGCCGCCAGCCGCCACCATGACGAGCGACGGAGGCAGCTCGTCAGACTCAGGGGACATCGGGCTCCGCTGCCGCCGCCTCGAGCGCGGCCACGCGGTCGCGGACCTGCATGGCCGCCGCCCGCAGGGCCGCCTCGGGGTCGACGTCGAGGCGCCTGGCCAGCTGGACGGCGGCGAGGAGGAGCGCGCCGAGCGCCGGCCCGTCGTCGACCGGCGCCGCGCCCGCCAGCGGACCACCCTCGACCAGCTCCGGCTCGTGGCCGATGGAGGAGGCCTTGCGCAGCACCTTGTGGGCGTAGAGCAGCGACGGGAGGTTGCCGGGCACGCCGTCCATCACCGACGCCCGGCCCTTCTCCTCCTTCTTGATCTGCTCCCAGTTGGTCACCACGTCGTCGGTGCCGCTCACCGCCAACCCGGCAAAGACGTGGGGGTGACGGCGGACCAGCTTGTCGTGGATGCCCCGCGCCACATCGGCCATGGTCAGCTGACCGGCCTCGGCGCCCAAGGTGGCGTGGAACACCACCTGGAAGAGCAGGTCGCCCAGCTCCTCCTCCAGGTGCCCGTAGCCCTCACCCGTGTCGGGGTCGAGGGCCTCGATGGCCTCGAGCACCTCGTAGGTCTCCTCGAGGAGGTGGCGGGTGAGCGAGCGGTGGGTCTGCTCGCGGTCCCAGGGGCACTCGGCCCGCAGGGTGCGCACCAGCGTGACGAAGCGGGTCAGCTCGAGGGCCACCGGCGCCGAGACGACCGGGATGTAGAGAGAGGTGAGGTGGTCGGGTTCGACGACCCGGTCGAGGTCGTCCCAGGCCACCTCGGTCACCGCCTCGTCGGGGAGGCCGAGCCGCTGCAGGACGAGCACCCGGTCGGTGCCGTCACCGTCGACCGCCAGCTTGATGTCGGAGAGCACCCGGCGGTTGTGGCAGTGGGCCACGAGGAGCGGGCCCCGCTCGCCCGCGGCGTCGACCTCGAAGCGGTGGCCGTCGACCAGGCGGACACCTGCCTCGACCGGGTCGATGCCGAGGCGCACCCAGGCCAGGTCGAGGAACGACATCGCCGGCAGGACCTCGACCTCGACCCGCCCGTCGGCGAGCAACAGCTCGACGCTGCGCTCGAGCACGCGCGGGTTGCCGGGAACGGCGTAGAGCACCTCACCGGTCGAGCCGGCGGCCGCCACCAGCTCCTCGACGATGGCCGCGTAGACGGCATCGAAGGTGTCCCCCGACTCGTAGAGGTGGTCGAAGGACGCGGCGTCGGGCACCGCCACCGCCGCGGGGTGGTGGACGGTGCGCAGGAAGCGTCGCCGCACCCGCTCGATGGCGTCGAGGGTCGCGGCGGTGAGCAGATCAGGCCCCGACGGGCCGAGGCCCACGACGGTCACCCGGCCGGCGGGCTCGCGGCTCGCCCCCACGGGGCTAGGGCGCAGACTCGAACGGGTCGGCGACGGGCACCGTGGTGGTGGTGGGGCCGGCCGGCGGGCGCACCCGGCCGAAGGCGGGACCCTGGGAGTCGTCGACGACCCACTCGCCGAAGCGGGGGTTGACCTCCACATCGGACTCGGTGGTGGCGCGGATGAGGAACTCCTGGATCGCCGGGCCGATGCGGCTCTGGAGCTGGCGGGCGACGGCCTCTCGCGACTCCTCGAAGGTGGGCTCGCGCACCTCGTCCATCCGGATGATGTGGAACCCAAGCGGCGTCTCCACGGGCTGGCTCACCTCGCCCTCGTCGAGCTCGTTGGCGGCCTCCTCGAACTGCGGGATGAACCGACCCGCCAGGCCGCACCCGAGGCTGCCCCCTTCGGCTGCCGCCGCCTGGTCGTCGGACTGCTCGGAGGCAACCACCTCGTAGGCAACGCCCATCTCGAGCTGGGCCTGCAGCTCGTCGACCCGCGCCCGGGCGTCGTCGGGGGCGCGCTGGTCGAAGCTGACGAAGATGTGGCTGATGCAGCGCTCGGTGAAGCTGTCGAGGTTCTCCTCGAAGAACGCCTCCTCGTCGGCGCCCACCAGGGCAGGCCCGATGGCGTTGATCAGCGCCTCCTGGCGCACGATCCGGTCGAGGTACGCCGAGGGGAACGACTCGAGGTCGATGCCGTCGGCGCCGGCCCGCTCGAGGACGGCCCGGCGGGCGTCGGCCAGGTCCTCATCGGAGATCGTGACGCCGAGCTCGTCGAGCTCCTGCTCGATGAGCTCGAAGTAGATGCGCAGCTGCAGGACCTGGGAGAGGAAGCGGGCGTCGAAGGTGCCCGACGACGCGCCGGCGAGGCCCAGGCCGAAGTCGGCTTCGTTGCGCTGGCGAAGCTCCTCGTTGCTCCGGATCGTCTCGACCTCGTCGAGCAGCGACGAGGTCGTGATGCGCTCACCGTTGACGACGGCGGCCGGTGACTCACCGAGCGAGCCGCACGCCCCCAGGGCGAGCGCGGCGACGGCGACGACTGCCACCGCACGGAGGCGTCTCGGACGGTTCAGGCGATTGGCACCCACGGGTCGGGAAGGGTACCCGCCACCCGAGGGGGTCTTGCCATCAGGCACTGGTGGCGACTGCCTCCCCGGCGACCGGCGCCGCCTCGACCGGCACCAGCTCGCGGAGCAGGTCGGTGAGGGCAGCGGTCACGTCGACGCCCTTGCGCAGCGGCACCGCCAGCTGGCGCAGGTCCTCCTTGAAGACGGCGTCCCGGGCGAGGCGGCGCAACCGGATGGTGGCGCTGGTCTTGAGCACGACGGGGCTGAGTCGGGCCATGCTGCCGGGGGCGGTGCGGTTGGGGGTGACCACCACCTCGCGGATTCCGGTGCGGTGGCATTCGGCTCGGAGGTGGGCGACGGCGAGGAGCGCCTGGGCCGGCGGCGGCACCGGCCCGTAGCGGTCCTCCCACTCGCCCCGGATGTCATCCACCTGCCCAGCGGTCTCCACCGTGGCCAGCCGCCGGTACGCCTCGAGGCGGAGCTCCTCCTTGGCGACGTAGTCCGGGGGGAGGCTGGCGTCGAGGGGCAGCTCGAGCTTGATCTCAGCAGGCTGGCGCACCGGCTCGCCCTTCAGCTCGGCCACCGCCTCGCTGACCATCTGCACGTAGAGGTCGTAGCCCACCGCCGCGATGTGGCCCGACTGGCTCTCCCCCAGCAGGTTGCCAGCACCGCGGATCTCGAGGTCGCGCATGGCGATCTTGAACCCCGAGCCCAGCTCGGTGGCCTCGCCGATGGTCTTCAGCCGCTCGTAGGCGTCCTCCGACAGGACGTGGTCCTGCGGGTGGAAGAGGTAGGCGTAGGCCCGGCTGCCGGCCCGGCCGACGCGGCCGCGCAGCTGGTGGAGCTGGCCGAGGCCGAGGCGGTCGGCGCGGTCGACCACCAGCGTGTTCACCGTCGGCATGTCGATGCCCGACTCGATGATGGTGGTGCACACCAACACGTCGTAGTGGCCCTCCCAGAAGTCGAGCACGATCGTCTCCAGGCTGCCCTCGTCCATCTGGCCGTGGGCCACGGCCACCCGGGCCTCCGGCACCAGCACACGGAGGTCGGACGCCACCTGGTCGATGTCCTGGACGCGGTTGTGCACGAAGAAGACCTGCCCCTCCCGCAGCAGCTCCCGGCGGATGGCCTCGGCCACGGCCCGCTCGTCGTACTCACCGACGTAGGTGAGGATCGGCTGCCGCTCCGAGGGCGGGGTGTTCAGCAAGGTCAGGTCGCGGATGCCGGTGAGGCTCAGCTCGAGGGTGCGGGGGATCGGCGTGGCCGAGAGCGTCAGCACGTCGACGTCGATCTTCAGCTGCTTCATCGCCTCCTTGTGGGTGACGCCGAAGCGCTGCTCCTCGTCGACCACGAGGAGGCCGAGGCGCTTGAAGCGGATGTCCTGCGAGAGCAAGCGATGGGTGCCGATGACCACGTCGACGTCGCCGTCGACGATGCCCTGCACCACCTTCTTGGCCTGGGCCGTGGTGAGGAATCGGCTCAGGACCTCGACCCGGACCGGGTAGC
Proteins encoded in this region:
- a CDS encoding MazG family protein — protein: MGASREPAGRVTVVGLGPSGPDLLTAATLDAIERVRRRFLRTVHHPAAVAVPDAASFDHLYESGDTFDAVYAAIVEELVAAAGSTGEVLYAVPGNPRVLERSVELLLADGRVEVEVLPAMSFLDLAWVRLGIDPVEAGVRLVDGHRFEVDAAGERGPLLVAHCHNRRVLSDIKLAVDGDGTDRVLVLQRLGLPDEAVTEVAWDDLDRVVEPDHLTSLYIPVVSAPVALELTRFVTLVRTLRAECPWDREQTHRSLTRHLLEETYEVLEAIEALDPDTGEGYGHLEEELGDLLFQVVFHATLGAEAGQLTMADVARGIHDKLVRRHPHVFAGLAVSGTDDVVTNWEQIKKEEKGRASVMDGVPGNLPSLLYAHKVLRKASSIGHEPELVEGGPLAGAAPVDDGPALGALLLAAVQLARRLDVDPEAALRAAAMQVRDRVAALEAAAAEPDVP
- a CDS encoding peptidylprolyl isomerase encodes the protein MGANRLNRPRRLRAVAVVAVAALALGACGSLGESPAAVVNGERITTSSLLDEVETIRSNEELRQRNEADFGLGLAGASSGTFDARFLSQVLQLRIYFELIEQELDELGVTISDEDLADARRAVLERAGADGIDLESFPSAYLDRIVRQEALINAIGPALVGADEEAFFEENLDSFTERCISHIFVSFDQRAPDDARARVDELQAQLEMGVAYEVVASEQSDDQAAAAEGGSLGCGLAGRFIPQFEEAANELDEGEVSQPVETPLGFHIIRMDEVREPTFEESREAVARQLQSRIGPAIQEFLIRATTESDVEVNPRFGEWVVDDSQGPAFGRVRPPAGPTTTTVPVADPFESAP